The following proteins are encoded in a genomic region of Cryptomeria japonica chromosome 11, Sugi_1.0, whole genome shotgun sequence:
- the LOC131063185 gene encoding uncharacterized protein LOC131063185 yields the protein MVRTWSVGCLFLAYFPSTLSVSVIQIKIYKWIEKFSGFFLCSKVKVEPRIQISRLFTKLNSRRGYSYARISHHQTIEMWRICSAVTSAIVAAYSFATKKSLDEWCDSKS from the exons ATGGTGCGGACCTGGTCAGTTGGCTGTCTATTTCTCGCCTATTTTCCATCAACTCTTTCTGTATCTGTCATTCAAATTAAG ATTTATAAATGGATCGAAAAATTTAGTGGATTTTTTCTCTGTTCAAAGGTAAAGGTAGAGCCACGTATTCAGATCTCGCGACTTTTCACTAAGTTGAATTCCAGAAGAGGATATTCCTATGCACGGATTTCGCATCACCAGACAATAGAGATGTGGCGAATTTGTAGTGCTGTAACAAGTGCAATTGTTGCTGCATATTCATTTGCTACCAAAAAGTCTCTGGACGAGTGGTGTGACAGCAAAAGTTAA